From a region of the Salvelinus alpinus chromosome 2, SLU_Salpinus.1, whole genome shotgun sequence genome:
- the LOC139551290 gene encoding uncharacterized protein: MAMRGGDYFNTSAGARRMSLSGPRNGRTYIMYHGTSWWAAQKIMAKGFCPSKRGMLGQGVYLSRDLEKASRYPLDLTEHQKVVIKVEVNVGKVKKIDLKGHPLQKTWRDEGYDSAWVPPNCGMVKSGLEENCVWDPKRITVLDTFKSKTEPTLQNEDTDEEEEEEEDEKDTGEEEEEEGVEGEEEDYEEEGVDEEEEEDSVEEGVDEEKEEENFEKEGVEGEEEDYEEEEEADGDTEEEEDEEGEEVTEEEAYGDTEEEEEEGVEGEEGDYEEEGADEEEEGDSEEEGFDEEEEEEEDFEKEGVEGEEEDYEEEEEADGDTEEEEDDDGEEVTEEEADGDTEEEEEEEEGVEGEEEDSEEEGVDEEEEEDSEEERG; the protein is encoded by the coding sequence ATGGCCATGAGGGGAGGAGATTACTTCAATACTTCTGCTGGGGCACGAAGAATGAGTCTGTCAGGGCCACGGAATGGCAGAACCTACATCATGTACCATGGCACCTCTTGGTGGGCTGCACAGAAAATCATGGCTAAAGGTTTTTGTCCGTCCAAGCGTGGCATGTTGGGCCAGGGTGTGTATCTAAGCCGGGACCTGGAGAAGGCTAGTAGATACCCCCTGGACCTCACTGAACACCAGAAGGTTGTCATCAAAGTTGAAGTCAATGTGGGGAAGGTGAAAAAAATAGACCTCAAAGGCCACCCTTTGCAGAAGACGTGGCGTGACGAAGGTTACGACTCAGCCTGGGTTCCTCCTAACTGTGGCATGGTGaagagtggtttagaagagaaCTGTGTCTGGGACCCAAAACGCATTACTGTTTTAGACACTTTCAAATCAAAAACAGAACCCACCTTACAAAATGAGGACActgatgaggaagaagaggaggaagaggatgaaaaGGACactggggaggaagaggaggaagagggggtggagggagaggaggaggattatGAGGAAGAGGGggttgatgaagaggaggaggaggattcagTGGAAGAGGGGGTtgatgaagagaaggaggaggagaatttTGAGAAagaaggggtggagggagaggaggaggattatgaggaagaggaggaagcagATGGggacactgaggaggaggaggatgaggagggagaggaagtgaCGGAGGAGGAAGCATATGGGgacacggaggaggaggaggaagagggggtggaaggagaggagggggattatGAGGAAGAGGGggctgatgaagaggaggagggggattcTGAGGAGGAGGGGtttgatgaagaggaggaggaggaggaggattttgAGAAagaaggggtggagggagaggaggaggattatgaggaagaggaggaagcagATGGggacactgaggaggaggaggatgatgatggagAGGAAGTGACGGAGGAGGAAGCGGATGGggacactgaggaggaggaggaggaggaagagggggtggaaggagaggaggaggattctGAGGAAGAGGGggttgatgaagaggaggaggaggattctgaggaagagaggggttga